Proteins encoded in a region of the Oscillospiraceae bacterium MB24-C1 genome:
- a CDS encoding dihydrodipicolinate synthase family protein: MAFQIRGGVWPTMITPFTEDGKIDFPTVQKMVDWYVEKGCNGIFAVCQSSEMLFLTPQEKVDLGKAVMEAADGRLQVIASGHTATDLPTQLKEIEAMMKTGVEAYVMVSNALDPKNEGDEVFMKNFEATVKAFPEVSFGIYECPMPYKRLVSTKCLSELAHSGKLVFLKDTCCDYELIRERIKAVDGTPLKLFNANAASFYDSFMHGAAGYNGIMANYHPQLYKFVVDNAHNPEKAEEAKLMADLLTEFAMIEMRLYPVSAKYHMNLVGIPMSLLSRSSDRNRFDKNARMEVDSLFALEQYLGKKLGL, encoded by the coding sequence ATGGCATTTCAGATTCGTGGCGGCGTTTGGCCGACGATGATTACCCCCTTTACTGAGGATGGCAAAATTGATTTTCCGACCGTTCAAAAGATGGTGGATTGGTACGTGGAAAAAGGCTGCAACGGAATTTTTGCTGTCTGTCAGTCGAGTGAGATGCTGTTTTTAACTCCACAAGAAAAAGTCGATCTCGGCAAAGCTGTGATGGAAGCTGCCGATGGCCGTCTTCAGGTTATTGCTTCCGGCCATACCGCAACCGACCTGCCCACTCAGCTTAAAGAGATTGAGGCAATGATGAAAACCGGCGTTGAAGCTTATGTTATGGTTTCCAATGCACTCGACCCTAAAAACGAAGGCGACGAAGTTTTCATGAAAAACTTCGAGGCAACGGTTAAAGCCTTCCCCGAGGTATCTTTTGGCATCTACGAATGCCCCATGCCGTATAAGCGTCTGGTTTCGACCAAGTGCCTAAGTGAGCTCGCGCATTCTGGCAAACTGGTGTTTTTAAAGGACACCTGCTGTGATTACGAGTTGATCCGCGAGCGGATCAAGGCGGTAGACGGCACCCCCTTAAAACTCTTTAACGCTAATGCTGCCTCCTTCTATGACAGCTTTATGCACGGTGCGGCCGGTTATAACGGCATTATGGCAAACTATCATCCACAGCTTTACAAATTCGTAGTGGATAACGCCCATAACCCCGAGAAAGCTGAAGAAGCTAAGTTGATGGCCGACTTGCTCACCGAATTTGCAATGATCGAAATGCGCCTCTACCCTGTCAGTGCAAAATATCACATGAATCTCGTCGGCATTCCGATGAGCCTGCTTTCCAGAAGCTCGGACCGCAACCGTTTCGATAAAAACGCGCGCATGGAAGTAGACAGTCTGTTTGCACTGGAGCAATATCTCGGCAAAAAATTGGGGTTGTAA
- a CDS encoding RbsD/FucU family protein, whose amino-acid sequence MRKQGCINPEIMKTLALCGHGDKILIADGNYPLDAKSGTAEKVYLGVAAGIPTVTQVLDAILCEINVEKAEVMLPEDGSTPDIFREFSDRLNGIALDALDRCAFYNACGENCVRLAVSTGEKRVYANILITVGVA is encoded by the coding sequence ATGCGCAAACAAGGCTGTATCAACCCTGAAATTATGAAGACACTAGCCCTCTGCGGGCATGGCGACAAAATTCTGATTGCCGACGGTAACTACCCGTTGGATGCCAAATCCGGCACAGCTGAGAAGGTGTATCTGGGCGTAGCGGCAGGAATTCCGACCGTAACGCAGGTTCTGGATGCCATACTGTGCGAGATTAACGTAGAAAAAGCCGAAGTCATGTTGCCCGAGGATGGTAGCACGCCTGATATTTTCAGAGAATTTTCCGACCGCCTCAACGGTATTGCACTCGACGCCCTAGACCGCTGTGCATTTTATAATGCCTGTGGGGAAAATTGCGTCCGCCTGGCTGTTTCAACCGGCGAAAAGCGGGTATATGCCAATATTTTAATCACCGTGGGGGTAGCATAA
- a CDS encoding ribokinase — MKKSKILVVGSLVMDMIVSTERFPNEGETVLGSGFRTAPGGKGANQAVQAARLGADVTMVGKAGRDAFGDQLIATLNASGADTQHIIRTDTAPTAIGNILLTQKDGVTLHNRIIVVSGANMTITPDEVLFLEKQIAQYDMLMLQLEIPMAIVELVAEIAHKNGVRVMLNPAPSAPLSDALLSHLTYISPNEYEAADLTGFTIRNADGALNEENLKAAVAALHKKGVKKVIITLGDKGAVVSDSTADSFLFRPSVPDVAVADPTAAGDSFVGAFCAGVCAGLTDEQALQFASHTAAITVSRMGAMPSLPTHEEVLSAMKNRRFSDFSLDLLGVLKGAN; from the coding sequence ATGAAAAAATCAAAAATTCTTGTGGTGGGCAGCCTTGTCATGGACATGATTGTCTCCACCGAGCGCTTTCCGAATGAGGGCGAGACGGTGTTAGGCAGTGGCTTTCGAACCGCCCCAGGCGGTAAGGGCGCAAACCAAGCCGTGCAGGCTGCTCGGCTTGGTGCCGACGTCACCATGGTGGGCAAAGCCGGCAGAGATGCGTTTGGCGACCAGCTGATCGCAACTTTAAATGCTTCTGGCGCCGATACGCAGCACATTATTCGTACCGATACCGCGCCCACTGCTATTGGCAACATCCTGCTTACCCAAAAGGATGGCGTAACGCTCCACAACCGTATCATTGTGGTTTCCGGCGCAAATATGACGATAACACCGGATGAGGTCTTGTTTTTAGAAAAGCAAATTGCACAGTATGACATGCTGATGCTTCAGCTCGAAATTCCAATGGCTATCGTTGAACTGGTGGCAGAAATCGCTCATAAAAACGGCGTTCGGGTGATGCTTAATCCCGCGCCTTCTGCGCCGCTTTCCGATGCGCTGCTGTCGCATTTAACCTACATCTCCCCCAATGAATACGAAGCGGCCGATCTCACCGGCTTCACCATCCGCAACGCGGATGGTGCCCTCAACGAGGAGAATCTCAAAGCCGCCGTCGCTGCGCTACACAAAAAGGGCGTCAAAAAAGTAATCATCACGCTGGGCGACAAAGGAGCGGTGGTGTCTGATTCCACCGCCGATAGTTTCTTATTTAGGCCCAGTGTGCCTGACGTTGCAGTCGCCGACCCAACAGCGGCTGGAGACTCATTTGTTGGCGCATTTTGTGCAGGTGTTTGCGCAGGACTCACCGATGAGCAAGCACTGCAGTTTGCAAGCCACACTGCTGCAATCACTGTATCGCGCATGGGTGCTATGCCTTCCCTGCCCACGCATGAAGAGGTGTTGTCAGCGATGAAGAATCGTCGTTTCAGTGATTTTTCGCTGGATCTGTTGGGCGTATTGAAAGGGGCTAACTAA
- a CDS encoding YhcH/YjgK/YiaL family protein translates to MVYDYLINAEKYKGLGAGITAGFAALHSHDLESLEPGDYPIFADDIILKIQSYNTKPVEQARLEAHRRYIDIQYIVSGEEKIAVGALEQAGEELEANPENDIWFYAGNADTLTLKAGQFVLLFPGETHAPCLAATESAPVKKALIKVALNYEP, encoded by the coding sequence ATGGTTTATGATTATCTGATAAACGCTGAAAAATACAAAGGTCTTGGCGCCGGTATCACCGCCGGGTTTGCCGCGTTGCACAGCCACGATCTGGAGTCATTGGAGCCCGGTGATTATCCCATTTTCGCCGATGATATCATCTTAAAAATACAAAGTTACAACACCAAGCCTGTTGAGCAAGCCCGTCTCGAGGCACATCGCCGTTATATCGATATTCAATATATCGTCTCTGGCGAGGAGAAAATCGCTGTGGGTGCGTTGGAGCAGGCCGGTGAAGAGCTGGAAGCGAACCCTGAAAACGACATTTGGTTCTACGCAGGCAACGCCGACACCCTGACGCTCAAGGCCGGGCAATTTGTGCTGCTCTTCCCTGGCGAGACCCACGCCCCCTGCTTGGCGGCAACGGAGTCCGCGCCGGTCAAAAAAGCGCTCATCAAAGTGGCATTGAATTACGAGCCATAA
- a CDS encoding VWA domain-containing protein translates to MFTAFFALLRAKGLDVSLNEWMTLMQALDKGMGSSGLSEFYFLCRSVLIKSEADYFDYHKTFLEFFENVIEQSKEPLPAELLNWLNRPAVTPDNYDPNVARDNLRKELDEIRRMFAERLLEQKEEHNGGSYWVGTGGMSMFGNNGNSPTGIRVGGQSMHRRAFEVMGEREFADFRQDTVITPRQLQLAFRKLRQFSNLDDAPRDELDLDETIQDTCDNAGKLKIAYKRPRKNSVRLLLLMDSGGSMDEHRRLCAELFSAVHQSNHFKDLRIYYFHNCISKYLYTSPEMRYNDKIETERVLAELTGNYKTIIFGDAEMSPYELTDRYYGKSGMDWLHEIKRKFKHIVWITPDEMRYRKGSWYRASYDMISDEFDMYVLTIEQLQAAFKKLMVNR, encoded by the coding sequence ATGTTCACGGCTTTTTTTGCCCTGTTGCGCGCAAAAGGGCTGGATGTTTCGTTAAACGAGTGGATGACGCTGATGCAGGCGTTGGATAAAGGTATGGGAAGCTCCGGTTTATCAGAGTTTTATTTCCTATGCCGATCGGTGCTCATCAAGAGCGAGGCCGATTATTTTGATTATCACAAAACATTTTTAGAGTTTTTTGAAAATGTCATCGAACAAAGTAAAGAGCCGCTGCCGGCGGAACTTTTGAACTGGTTAAACCGCCCGGCGGTGACGCCTGATAACTATGACCCCAATGTTGCGCGCGATAACCTGCGCAAGGAGCTTGATGAGATCCGCCGCATGTTTGCTGAGCGCCTTCTTGAGCAGAAGGAGGAACACAATGGGGGAAGCTATTGGGTCGGTACAGGTGGCATGTCGATGTTTGGCAACAACGGCAATAGCCCGACGGGTATTCGCGTCGGCGGGCAGTCGATGCACCGTCGTGCCTTTGAGGTGATGGGCGAGCGAGAGTTTGCTGATTTCAGGCAGGATACAGTCATCACACCACGGCAGTTACAGCTGGCGTTTCGCAAACTTCGACAGTTTTCTAACCTTGACGATGCGCCGCGTGACGAGCTGGATTTGGATGAAACGATACAGGACACCTGCGACAATGCAGGTAAGCTGAAAATTGCTTATAAGCGCCCCCGCAAAAATTCGGTGCGCCTGTTGCTCCTGATGGATTCGGGTGGCTCCATGGACGAACACCGTCGACTCTGTGCTGAGCTTTTTTCGGCAGTGCACCAGTCCAACCACTTTAAAGATTTGCGCATTTATTACTTTCACAACTGTATCAGTAAGTACCTTTACACCTCGCCCGAAATGCGTTACAACGACAAAATTGAAACTGAGCGTGTTTTGGCAGAGCTAACAGGTAACTATAAAACCATCATTTTCGGCGACGCTGAAATGTCGCCATATGAGCTGACTGACCGTTACTACGGAAAAAGCGGTATGGATTGGCTTCACGAAATTAAGCGGAAGTTTAAGCACATTGTGTGGATTACCCCCGATGAGATGCGCTATCGAAAAGGCTCATGGTATCGGGCTTCTTACGACATGATTTCGGATGAGTTTGACATGTATGTTTTGACTATTGAACAGCTTCAGGCTGCATTTAAAAAGCTGATGGTTAATCGATAA
- a CDS encoding SIS domain-containing protein yields MSEVATKALEVFQNSAKVEFNQFLDTVTAESLSGAVKLIQDCEKAGGRIHITGIGKPGHVAAYMASLLSSTGTPTYFLHGTEAVHGSCGQLVEGDVIICISNSGQTVELQATVNAIHKNGCKVIGVTGNLKSWLAQNSEAVLFAGVGAEGGPLNRAPRNSILAEVYVLQALSVMLQADRAMTPEQYVRRHPGGALGHLRENEK; encoded by the coding sequence ATGTCCGAAGTTGCAACCAAAGCGCTAGAAGTGTTCCAAAATAGCGCAAAAGTAGAATTTAATCAATTTTTAGACACCGTCACTGCAGAATCACTCTCAGGGGCCGTTAAGCTGATTCAAGATTGCGAAAAAGCTGGTGGCAGAATTCATATTACCGGAATCGGTAAGCCGGGGCATGTCGCAGCCTACATGGCCTCGCTGCTCTCCTCCACCGGGACACCCACCTATTTTCTGCACGGTACCGAGGCAGTGCATGGCTCCTGCGGGCAGCTGGTTGAAGGCGATGTCATCATCTGTATCTCCAACAGTGGCCAGACTGTTGAATTACAAGCTACAGTAAACGCCATTCACAAAAATGGCTGTAAGGTTATCGGCGTCACTGGTAACCTGAAATCCTGGCTGGCACAGAACAGTGAGGCGGTTCTCTTCGCCGGCGTCGGCGCCGAGGGTGGACCTTTAAACCGTGCCCCCCGCAATTCCATTCTGGCAGAAGTTTATGTGTTGCAAGCGCTCTCGGTCATGTTGCAAGCAGACCGCGCCATGACACCTGAGCAGTATGTACGCAGACATCCGGGCGGCGCGCTCGGCCATCTGCGTGAAAACGAAAAGTAA
- a CDS encoding TRAP transporter large permease yields MNLALFVFLLIFVLMFLLRMPIPLGMISACTFYFLINGTNVKMVAQQTLGMLFSNYTIIAVPLFIFAANVMNSGKITEMIFGFSKGIVGRFRGGLGHVNVLASLIFSGMTGSAIADAAGLGKMEIEAMRQEGYDDGFSCAITAASATIGPVFPPSIPMVIYSMLSGASVGALFMGGMVPGVLLAIALMAYIAFIARKRNYPRSATIVLREYLLYCIKAIPAILTPIILLIGIYTGIMTPTEAGAVAGFYALIIAVFAYRVLSWDGFKQVLIDTVQATGTTSLMVGAATAISYIVAREQIAVKLGDLILSMTSNPYVFLFIVNISLLVLGMFIDTSVIQVVFIPIMLPLVNQLGIDLVHFGIVVVFNMMVGLSTPPFGMLLFITSGISGTPLKYVVKEILPMIIAMLLVLIVITYFPNVVLFLPRMLLGYTG; encoded by the coding sequence ATGAACTTAGCGCTTTTTGTTTTTCTGCTGATCTTTGTTCTCATGTTCCTTTTAAGAATGCCGATTCCGCTGGGCATGATTTCGGCCTGTACTTTTTACTTCTTAATCAACGGAACAAACGTAAAAATGGTGGCGCAGCAAACGCTGGGCATGCTGTTTTCAAACTATACCATTATTGCGGTACCACTGTTTATCTTTGCCGCAAATGTCATGAACTCCGGCAAAATTACCGAAATGATCTTCGGTTTTTCAAAAGGCATTGTTGGACGCTTTCGCGGCGGTTTAGGCCACGTTAACGTGCTGGCATCGCTGATTTTCTCGGGTATGACCGGCTCTGCCATTGCCGACGCTGCGGGTTTGGGCAAGATGGAAATTGAAGCAATGCGTCAGGAAGGCTATGACGATGGCTTCTCCTGCGCTATTACGGCGGCTTCAGCCACCATCGGCCCCGTTTTCCCGCCTTCTATTCCCATGGTTATCTACTCGATGCTCTCAGGCGCTTCAGTCGGCGCACTGTTCATGGGTGGAATGGTACCCGGCGTACTGCTGGCTATTGCACTTATGGCTTATATCGCTTTTATTGCGAGAAAGCGCAACTATCCACGCAGTGCCACCATCGTGCTTCGTGAATACCTTCTTTACTGCATCAAGGCTATTCCGGCTATTCTGACCCCGATCATTCTGCTTATCGGCATCTACACTGGCATTATGACTCCGACTGAAGCAGGCGCTGTCGCAGGTTTTTATGCGCTTATTATCGCTGTATTTGCCTACCGTGTTTTAAGCTGGGACGGATTTAAACAGGTGCTAATTGACACGGTACAGGCCACTGGCACAACGTCACTGATGGTGGGCGCCGCCACTGCTATTTCCTATATTGTGGCCCGTGAACAGATTGCCGTAAAACTCGGTGATTTAATTCTCTCAATGACCAGTAACCCCTATGTTTTTCTATTCATTGTCAATATTTCACTGCTGGTGTTGGGCATGTTTATTGACACCTCGGTTATTCAGGTTGTTTTCATCCCGATCATGTTACCGTTGGTAAATCAATTAGGTATCGACTTAGTACATTTCGGCATTGTCGTCGTGTTTAATATGATGGTCGGCCTGTCTACACCACCGTTCGGCATGCTCCTGTTCATAACCAGCGGCATCTCCGGCACACCCCTAAAATACGTCGTCAAGGAAATACTGCCGATGATTATCGCCATGCTGTTGGTTCTGATTGTCATAACCTATTTCCCGAACGTTGTATTGTTCCTGCCGAGAATGCTGCTTGGCTACACCGGTTAA